The following are from one region of the Pseudazoarcus pumilus genome:
- a CDS encoding enoyl-CoA hydratase/isomerase family protein: MSRLDHPAHHLLDELDGFRVAIDAERERADIILDRPPFNIVSMAQRDQLRLIFEALDVDERVRVIVLRSVGEHFSSGGDIKGFLEAEPEHVSKLAWNIAAPARAEKPVIAANRGYCFGVGFELSLACDFRIATDTTLYALPEQRLGQIPGSGGSARLQKMVGIGRTKDIVMRSRRISGQQALDWGIAVDCVPDRQLEAATDALVDELRGFSPIAQRTAKKLLNDTEDAPLAIAIELEGHCYSRLRTSDDFREGVEAFHAKRKPKFTGR; this comes from the coding sequence ATGTCCCGACTCGACCATCCTGCCCATCATCTGCTCGACGAACTCGATGGCTTCCGTGTCGCCATCGACGCCGAGCGCGAGCGCGCCGACATCATCCTCGACCGTCCGCCCTTCAACATCGTCAGCATGGCCCAGCGCGACCAGCTGCGTCTGATCTTCGAGGCGCTCGACGTCGACGAGCGCGTGCGCGTGATCGTGTTGCGCTCGGTGGGCGAGCATTTTTCCAGCGGCGGCGACATCAAGGGCTTTCTCGAGGCCGAACCCGAACACGTGTCCAAGCTGGCCTGGAACATCGCCGCGCCGGCGCGTGCCGAGAAGCCGGTGATCGCGGCCAACCGCGGTTACTGCTTTGGCGTCGGCTTCGAGCTGTCGCTGGCCTGCGACTTCCGCATCGCCACCGACACCACGCTCTACGCGTTGCCCGAGCAGCGCCTCGGGCAGATTCCCGGCTCGGGCGGCTCGGCGCGGCTGCAGAAGATGGTCGGCATCGGTCGCACCAAGGACATCGTGATGCGCTCGCGCCGCATCTCGGGTCAGCAGGCGCTCGACTGGGGTATTGCCGTGGACTGTGTGCCCGATCGCCAGCTCGAGGCCGCCACCGATGCGCTGGTCGACGAGTTGCGTGGTTTCTCGCCGATCGCGCAGCGCACCGCAAAGAAGCTGCTCAACGACACCGAGGACGCACCGCTGGCCATCGCGATCGAACTTGAGGGTCACTGCTACAGCCGCCTGCGCACCTCGGATGACTTCCGAGAGGGCGTCGAGGCCTTCCACGCCAAACGCAAGCCGAAGTTCACCGGACGCTGA
- a CDS encoding UbiX family flavin prenyltransferase: protein MSRAGQRIIVGISGASGAVFGIRLLEILRELGMETHLVMSRSAEITLAHETTYKVADVHALASVVHAPHDIAAAISSGSFRTAGMIVAPCSIRSMSEIAHGTTTSLLTRAADVVLKDRRRLVLMVRETPLHLGHLRTMTQLAEMGAIVAPPVPAFYGRPETIEDLVDHSLGRVLDLFDIDAGVVERWGEGPRRSPRALARG, encoded by the coding sequence GTGAGTCGCGCGGGGCAGCGCATCATCGTTGGTATCAGCGGCGCCTCCGGCGCGGTGTTCGGCATTCGCCTGCTCGAGATCCTGCGTGAACTCGGGATGGAGACGCATCTGGTGATGTCGCGTTCGGCCGAAATCACGCTGGCGCACGAAACCACCTACAAGGTCGCCGATGTGCACGCGCTGGCCAGCGTCGTGCACGCGCCGCACGATATCGCGGCGGCGATCTCTTCGGGTTCGTTCCGCACGGCCGGCATGATCGTCGCGCCGTGCTCGATCCGCAGCATGTCCGAGATTGCCCACGGTACGACCACCAGCCTGCTCACGCGCGCGGCCGACGTGGTGCTCAAGGATCGTCGGCGCCTGGTGCTGATGGTGCGCGAGACCCCGCTGCACCTGGGGCATTTGCGCACGATGACGCAACTGGCCGAGATGGGCGCGATCGTCGCGCCGCCGGTGCCGGCCTTCTACGGCCGGCCGGAGACCATCGAGGATCTGGTCGATCACTCGCTCGGGCGCGTGCTCGACCTGTTCGACATCGATGCCGGCGTGGTCGAACGCTGGGGCGAGGGCCCGCGTCGCTCACCGCGTGCGCTCGCGCGCGGCTGA
- a CDS encoding DUF2959 domain-containing protein encodes MHIRSLILVALALTLGACSNVYYDAMEKVGVHKRDILVDRVEAARDTQSETKEQFLTAMEQFRQVVDFSGGDLEREYLRLDATLQRSERGAAEVRERIDAVEAVSEALFDEWRTELEQYSSDHLRAESQRKYDATRVRYARLIASMQAAEEKLEPVLVPLRDQVLFMKHNLNARAIAGLSGELARVQVNVDRLVRDMDEAIAEADRFIATLQQ; translated from the coding sequence ATGCACATCCGCTCGCTCATCCTCGTTGCGCTCGCGCTGACTTTGGGAGCGTGTAGCAACGTGTATTACGACGCCATGGAAAAGGTCGGCGTTCACAAGCGTGACATCCTGGTGGATCGGGTCGAGGCCGCGCGCGACACGCAAAGCGAGACCAAGGAGCAGTTCCTGACGGCGATGGAGCAATTCCGCCAGGTGGTCGATTTTTCCGGCGGTGATCTGGAGCGCGAGTATCTGCGCCTGGACGCGACGCTGCAGCGCAGCGAGCGCGGCGCGGCCGAGGTGCGCGAGCGCATCGATGCGGTCGAGGCGGTGTCCGAGGCATTGTTCGATGAATGGCGCACGGAACTCGAGCAGTACTCCAGCGACCATCTGCGCGCCGAGAGCCAGCGCAAGTACGACGCCACACGGGTGCGCTACGCGCGCCTGATTGCATCGATGCAGGCCGCCGAGGAGAAGCTCGAGCCGGTCCTCGTGCCGTTGCGGGATCAGGTCCTGTTCATGAAGCACAACCTCAACGCCCGCGCCATCGCCGGCCTGAGTGGCGAACTGGCCAGGGTGCAGGTCAACGTCGACCGCCTGGTGCGCGACATGGACGAGGCCATCGCCGAGGCCGACCGCTTCATCGCGACCCTGCAGCAGTGA
- a CDS encoding helix-turn-helix transcriptional regulator, which produces MSTAIKILQGAFGRVALLCMDKHLVAHAHHHCHLLIKLSGADTRFIVRERVQPLTDRNAVVVNAWEPHAYAHHDEAGMPSVLLAMYIEPAWLADIQRALAVSSHPHFFPQSCVAMSDHARQLADRLAADMLLPEGIEPQQLEERLFDLIIAIIDRNSEWRNFGALLRSMPACSMDARIRRAIVMMRDNVGVGQDMDRLAAECGLSRAHFFALFRRCTRLTPAVYANVLRMEAAIHELSGSVNSIADIGYDVGFSAPGHFTRFFRDQLGITPSEYRRVVSIVEERAALAE; this is translated from the coding sequence ATGTCCACCGCGATCAAGATCCTGCAAGGCGCCTTCGGGCGCGTGGCGCTGCTGTGCATGGACAAGCACCTGGTGGCGCATGCCCATCATCACTGCCATCTGCTGATCAAACTCAGCGGGGCGGATACGCGCTTCATCGTGCGCGAGCGTGTGCAGCCCCTGACCGACCGCAACGCCGTCGTGGTCAACGCCTGGGAGCCGCACGCCTACGCGCATCACGACGAGGCGGGCATGCCCAGCGTGCTGCTGGCGATGTACATCGAACCGGCCTGGCTGGCCGACATTCAGCGCGCGCTGGCGGTCAGCAGCCATCCGCACTTCTTCCCCCAGTCCTGTGTGGCGATGTCCGATCATGCGCGACAGCTTGCCGACCGGCTCGCGGCAGACATGCTGTTGCCCGAGGGCATCGAGCCGCAGCAACTCGAGGAGCGGCTGTTCGACCTGATCATCGCGATCATCGACCGCAACTCCGAGTGGCGCAATTTCGGTGCGCTGCTGCGCAGCATGCCCGCGTGTTCGATGGATGCGCGCATCCGGCGTGCCATCGTGATGATGCGCGACAACGTCGGCGTCGGGCAGGACATGGACCGGCTCGCAGCCGAGTGCGGCCTGTCGCGCGCGCACTTCTTCGCGCTGTTCCGGCGCTGCACGCGGCTCACGCCTGCCGTCTACGCCAACGTGCTGCGCATGGAGGCGGCGATCCACGAGCTGTCCGGCAGCGTGAATTCGATCGCCGACATCGGCTACGACGTCGGTTTCTCCGCGCCGGGACATTTCACGCGTTTTTTCCGTGACCAGCTCGGCATCACGCCCAGCGAATACCGACGGGTGGTCAGCATCGTCGAGGAGCGCGCGGCACTGGCCGAATGA
- a CDS encoding xanthine dehydrogenase family protein molybdopterin-binding subunit, whose product MPSNAGAQASHAESPERYVGRRVERVEDEALLTGRGSFADDLGARPGALHAAVLRSPHAHARILALDVASAEAAPGVVAVLTGEDVQRWSDPFIAGVRVPVQHWALAVDRVRHVGEPVAVVVARDRYLAEDAAELIRAEYAPLDPVVGIEAALADGAPMVHEAAGSNVVVDRDYRYGDPDAAFAGAAHRIALTVHYPRNSCTPIEGAVVVAEHLAGDEGYEVLSNFMGPFSLHAVMAMALRVPGNRLRHRTPRDSGGSFGVKQAVFPYVVLMCLAARKAGAPVKWVEDRLEHLVAATSATARLAHIEAAVEADGRITALRIDQTDDIGAYLRAPEPATLFRMHGCLTGAYAIEHLAVRCRAVLTNATPTGLVRGFGGPQVYFALERLVRRIAVELGVDVLDVYRRNFVAVDAFPYRAPAGALLDSGDYAAALELALRDGDHDELLRRRDEARSEGRLYGIGYAAVVEPSISNMGYISTALTHAQRERAGHKNGGIASATVNIDLLGGVSVVIASAPAGQGHMTVCAQVVADVFGLAPGDIAVNVEVDTLKDAWSVAAGNYSSRFAGAVAGTVHLAAVELRERLARIAARQFGCAADAVEFRDGRVGPRDVPERALPFARAASSAHWAPALLPEGETLGLRVTRFWSPAPLEAPDASDRINTSAAYGFVFDLCGVEIERDTGRVRIDRYVTTHDAGRILNPALADGQIRGAFAQGLGAALMEELRYADDGGFQSGTFADYLVPTTCEVPDPLILHMETPSPFTPLGAKGLGEGNNMSTPVCIANAVADALAPHGEIDDLRLPLTPNRVLSLIGFDDPPPSTPLEAARSEPAAGGGRALAASGTTDIAASPEAVFAVLLDPVALARVIPGCHALETIGEHRYRADVTVGVGLVRARYAAEIELSELDPPRSLRLAGSGLSSLGAARGSGRVTLEPSEGGTRLAYDYRAEVSGKVAAVGGRMLEGAAKIVLAELFEQLGQQAGGGSVRRRSLWARLLRMLGVGR is encoded by the coding sequence ATGCCCAGCAACGCGGGCGCCCAAGCTTCGCATGCCGAGTCACCCGAGCGATATGTCGGGCGTCGCGTCGAGCGCGTCGAGGATGAGGCCCTGCTCACCGGCCGCGGCAGCTTCGCCGACGATCTGGGCGCGCGACCGGGGGCCTTGCACGCGGCCGTGCTGCGTTCGCCGCATGCGCATGCACGCATCCTCGCGCTCGACGTGGCGAGCGCCGAGGCCGCGCCCGGCGTGGTCGCCGTGCTCACCGGCGAGGACGTGCAGCGCTGGTCCGACCCCTTCATTGCCGGCGTGCGGGTGCCCGTGCAGCACTGGGCGCTGGCGGTCGATCGCGTGCGCCATGTCGGCGAGCCGGTGGCCGTGGTCGTCGCGCGCGACCGTTATCTGGCCGAGGATGCGGCCGAGTTGATCCGCGCCGAATACGCACCGCTCGATCCGGTCGTCGGCATCGAGGCGGCGCTGGCCGATGGCGCTCCAATGGTGCACGAGGCGGCGGGCAGCAATGTCGTCGTCGATCGCGACTACCGCTACGGCGACCCGGACGCGGCTTTCGCCGGAGCGGCCCATCGCATCGCGCTGACCGTGCATTACCCGCGCAATTCGTGCACACCGATCGAGGGCGCGGTAGTGGTGGCCGAGCATCTGGCCGGTGACGAGGGCTACGAAGTATTGTCGAATTTCATGGGCCCGTTCTCGCTGCACGCGGTCATGGCGATGGCGCTGCGCGTGCCCGGCAACCGCCTGCGTCACCGAACACCGCGCGATTCGGGCGGCAGTTTCGGCGTCAAGCAGGCGGTGTTTCCGTATGTGGTGCTGATGTGCCTGGCCGCGCGCAAGGCCGGCGCCCCGGTCAAATGGGTCGAGGACCGCCTCGAGCATCTGGTCGCTGCAACTTCGGCCACGGCGCGGCTGGCGCACATCGAGGCCGCGGTGGAGGCCGACGGGCGCATCACCGCATTGCGCATCGACCAGACCGACGACATCGGCGCCTATCTGCGCGCGCCCGAACCGGCCACGCTGTTTCGCATGCATGGCTGCCTCACCGGGGCCTATGCGATCGAGCATCTGGCCGTGCGCTGCCGCGCGGTGCTGACCAATGCCACGCCCACCGGACTGGTACGCGGCTTTGGCGGTCCGCAGGTGTACTTCGCGCTGGAGCGTTTGGTGCGGCGCATCGCGGTCGAACTGGGTGTGGACGTGCTCGACGTCTATCGGCGCAATTTCGTCGCCGTCGACGCCTTTCCCTATCGCGCGCCGGCCGGCGCGCTGCTCGATTCGGGCGACTACGCCGCGGCGCTGGAACTGGCCCTGCGCGACGGCGACCACGACGAGCTGCTGCGTCGCCGCGACGAAGCGCGCTCCGAGGGCCGCTTGTACGGCATCGGCTACGCGGCCGTGGTCGAGCCGTCGATCTCGAACATGGGCTACATCTCGACTGCGCTGACCCACGCGCAGCGCGAGCGCGCCGGGCACAAGAACGGCGGCATCGCCAGCGCCACCGTCAACATCGATCTGCTCGGTGGCGTGAGCGTCGTCATCGCCTCGGCCCCCGCAGGGCAGGGGCACATGACGGTGTGCGCCCAGGTCGTGGCCGACGTGTTCGGGCTCGCGCCCGGGGACATCGCCGTCAACGTCGAGGTCGACACCCTCAAGGACGCCTGGTCGGTGGCCGCCGGCAACTATTCGAGCCGCTTCGCCGGCGCCGTGGCCGGCACCGTGCATCTGGCGGCGGTCGAACTGCGCGAGCGTCTGGCACGCATCGCCGCGCGTCAGTTCGGATGCGCGGCCGACGCGGTCGAGTTTCGCGACGGTCGTGTGGGCCCGCGCGACGTGCCCGAGCGCGCACTGCCGTTCGCGCGTGCGGCAAGCAGTGCGCACTGGGCGCCCGCCTTGCTGCCCGAAGGTGAGACGCTGGGCCTGCGCGTGACGCGTTTCTGGAGCCCGGCGCCGCTCGAGGCGCCCGACGCGAGCGATCGCATCAACACTTCGGCCGCCTACGGCTTCGTCTTCGACCTGTGCGGCGTCGAGATCGAGCGCGACACCGGTCGGGTGCGCATCGACCGCTACGTGACCACCCATGACGCCGGCCGCATCCTGAACCCCGCCTTGGCCGACGGTCAGATTCGCGGCGCCTTCGCCCAGGGACTGGGCGCGGCGCTGATGGAAGAGCTGCGCTACGCCGACGACGGCGGCTTCCAGTCGGGCACCTTCGCCGACTATCTGGTGCCGACCACCTGCGAGGTGCCCGATCCGCTGATCCTGCACATGGAAACACCGTCGCCGTTCACGCCGCTGGGCGCCAAGGGGCTGGGCGAGGGAAACAATATGAGCACGCCGGTGTGCATCGCCAACGCCGTGGCCGACGCGCTCGCGCCGCACGGCGAGATCGACGATCTGCGCCTTCCGCTCACACCCAACCGGGTGCTGTCGCTGATCGGTTTCGACGACCCGCCGCCGAGCACGCCGCTGGAGGCCGCGCGCAGCGAGCCGGCGGCCGGCGGCGGGCGCGCGCTGGCCGCGAGCGGCACCACCGACATCGCGGCGTCGCCCGAGGCGGTGTTCGCGGTGCTGCTGGACCCGGTTGCCCTGGCGCGCGTGATTCCGGGCTGCCATGCGCTCGAAACCATTGGCGAGCATCGGTATCGCGCCGACGTCACGGTCGGCGTCGGCCTGGTGCGCGCGCGCTACGCGGCCGAGATCGAATTGTCCGAACTTGATCCGCCGCGCAGCCTGCGTCTCGCCGGCAGCGGGCTGTCCTCGCTGGGAGCGGCGCGCGGCAGCGGCCGCGTGACGCTGGAGCCAAGCGAGGGCGGCACGCGGCTCGCCTACGACTATCGCGCCGAAGTCAGCGGCAAGGTCGCCGCGGTGGGCGGACGCATGCTCGAAGGCGCGGCGAAGATCGTGCTGGCCGAACTGTTCGAACAGCTCGGTCAGCAGGCTGGCGGCGGCAGTGTCCGTCGGCGCTCGCTGTGGGCGCGACTGCTGCGCATGCTGGGGGTGGGGCGATGA
- a CDS encoding FAD binding domain-containing protein, which produces MKPAAFDWVRIDAVEEACALLAEYGGDARILAGGQSLMAVLNMRLAQPRVLLDISRCAPLDHVRSDNGMLTIGAAATQAAVEWRAHLATEVPLLAQAFPHISHFQVRNRGTVCGSVAHADPSAELPLCLALLGGEVVLRSRKRRRVLAAADFFRGMLTTARRDDELVEAVRFPLAREGAGYAFDEFAMRHGDFAIVACAAEVTAERLRLAVGGVADRPCVVEWERLEGDALADAINDFAWSLQAQDDAHASAAYRRHLVRRLAPRVIAAAEALRAGEQE; this is translated from the coding sequence ATGAAGCCGGCGGCCTTCGACTGGGTGCGCATCGACGCCGTCGAGGAGGCCTGCGCGCTGCTCGCCGAATACGGTGGCGACGCACGCATCCTCGCGGGCGGGCAATCGCTGATGGCGGTGCTCAACATGCGTCTGGCCCAGCCGCGCGTGCTGCTCGACATCTCGCGCTGCGCGCCGCTCGATCACGTGCGCAGCGACAACGGCATGCTCACCATCGGCGCCGCGGCCACGCAGGCGGCGGTCGAGTGGCGCGCGCATCTGGCCACAGAGGTGCCCTTGCTGGCGCAGGCCTTCCCGCACATCTCGCATTTCCAGGTGCGCAATCGCGGCACGGTCTGCGGCTCGGTCGCGCATGCCGATCCGAGCGCCGAGCTGCCGCTGTGTCTGGCGCTGCTCGGCGGCGAAGTGGTGCTGCGCTCGCGCAAGCGCCGACGCGTGCTTGCGGCCGCGGACTTCTTCCGCGGCATGCTCACCACTGCGCGGCGCGACGATGAACTGGTGGAAGCGGTGCGCTTTCCGCTCGCGCGCGAGGGCGCCGGCTACGCCTTCGACGAGTTTGCGATGCGCCACGGCGACTTCGCCATCGTCGCGTGCGCGGCCGAGGTCACGGCCGAGCGACTGCGGCTGGCCGTCGGAGGGGTGGCCGACCGGCCCTGCGTGGTCGAGTGGGAACGGCTCGAAGGCGACGCGTTGGCCGACGCCATCAACGATTTCGCCTGGAGTCTGCAGGCGCAGGACGACGCGCACGCGAGCGCGGCCTATCGCCGTCATCTGGTGCGTCGTCTCGCACCGCGCGTGATCGCGGCGGCCGAGGCGCTCCGTGCGGGAGAACAGGAATGA
- a CDS encoding (2Fe-2S)-binding protein, whose product MKRIDAGSREPVTLVLNGRECSALAEPRTLLSDFLRNGLGATGTHVGCEHGVCGACTVRIDGVAVRACLTLAVQAEGLRVDTVEGLAAADGTLDELQQAFRRHHALQCGFCTAGILMSCADFLRRVTQPDEGAVREMLSGHLCRCTGYTPIVAAVLEVAAARRQTDEETRDA is encoded by the coding sequence ATGAAGCGAATCGACGCCGGAAGCCGCGAGCCGGTCACCTTGGTGCTCAATGGGCGCGAATGCTCGGCATTGGCCGAGCCGCGCACCCTGCTGTCGGACTTCCTGCGGAATGGCCTGGGTGCGACCGGTACCCATGTGGGCTGTGAGCATGGCGTATGCGGCGCGTGCACGGTGCGCATCGACGGCGTGGCCGTGCGTGCCTGCCTGACGCTGGCCGTGCAGGCCGAGGGGCTGCGCGTCGACACCGTCGAGGGACTGGCCGCAGCCGACGGCACGCTCGACGAACTGCAACAGGCCTTCCGCCGCCATCACGCGCTGCAGTGTGGTTTCTGCACGGCCGGCATCCTGATGTCGTGCGCGGACTTCCTGCGCCGCGTGACACAGCCGGACGAGGGCGCCGTGCGCGAGATGCTCTCCGGCCATCTGTGCCGTTGCACCGGATACACCCCCATCGTCGCTGCGGTGCTCGAAGTCGCCGCGGCACGTCGACAAACAGACGAGGAGACCCGCGATGCTTGA
- a CDS encoding LysR family transcriptional regulator has translation MDIRQIQYFVCLYEEGNVTRAARRLNVVQSALSMQLARLEAETGQKLFERTSRGMVPTQAGRTLFGLFLPILRDIANAREEIARLGEDVSGELRVGFLESTTGVLSRALAEYTERHPRVVVRAINGYSSFFIDQVTAGQLDIALINRPRQRLALNATPVHDEEMVVVAAAGNDLGLGREIGMRDLAAYPLVVPSRQHGLRGVIDRHANLAGIELDPRLEIDALSAIVELVTHGRWVTILPLITVHHGLESGALRAYRLDAPHVTRSLTWIHHPRRALGTAAARFMEIFGQHLVETARAAAGLAHNGRGK, from the coding sequence ATGGACATTCGCCAGATCCAGTACTTCGTGTGCCTGTACGAGGAAGGCAACGTCACGCGCGCGGCGCGGCGACTGAACGTCGTGCAGTCGGCCTTGAGCATGCAGCTCGCGCGGCTCGAGGCCGAGACCGGGCAGAAACTGTTCGAGCGCACCTCGCGCGGCATGGTGCCCACGCAGGCCGGACGCACGCTGTTCGGACTGTTCCTGCCCATCCTGCGCGACATCGCCAACGCCCGCGAGGAGATCGCCCGGCTCGGAGAGGACGTATCGGGCGAGCTGCGCGTGGGCTTTCTGGAATCGACCACCGGCGTGCTCTCGCGCGCGCTCGCCGAGTACACCGAGCGCCACCCGCGCGTCGTGGTACGCGCGATCAACGGCTACTCGTCCTTCTTCATAGACCAGGTCACCGCCGGTCAGCTCGACATCGCGCTCATCAACCGACCGCGGCAGCGCCTGGCGCTCAATGCCACGCCGGTCCATGACGAGGAGATGGTGGTGGTCGCCGCAGCCGGCAACGACCTCGGCCTGGGGCGCGAGATCGGCATGCGCGACCTGGCCGCCTACCCGCTGGTCGTGCCCTCGCGCCAGCACGGCCTGCGCGGCGTGATCGACCGTCACGCCAACCTCGCCGGCATCGAACTCGACCCGCGGCTGGAAATCGACGCGTTGTCGGCCATCGTCGAACTGGTGACCCACGGCCGCTGGGTCACCATCCTTCCGCTGATCACCGTGCACCATGGACTCGAAAGCGGCGCCCTGCGCGCCTATCGGCTAGACGCTCCACACGTGACCCGCAGCCTGACCTGGATCCACCACCCGCGTCGTGCCCTGGGCACGGCCGCCGCCCGTTTCATGGAGATCTTCGGCCAGCATCTGGTCGAAACCGCCCGCGCGGCTGCCGGACTCGCGCACAACGGCCGCGGCAAGTGA
- a CDS encoding nucleotidyltransferase family protein gives MSAHAARDIVGIVLAAGRGRRFGGDKLRRALPDGTPIGLASARALRAALPGRVLAVVRFGETNLRGEFEADGIECVECADADSGMGASLARGVRATDDAAGWLIALGDMPFVRTETVAAVAAALSDGARIAAPMHAGRRGHPVGFSADLRDELLTLGGDEGARSVVARHRRDLVPIHCDDAGVLADIDTPADLATALAVHGAG, from the coding sequence ATGAGCGCGCATGCTGCACGCGACATTGTCGGCATCGTGCTGGCCGCCGGGCGTGGCCGCCGCTTCGGTGGTGACAAGCTGCGCCGGGCGTTGCCCGACGGCACGCCCATCGGGTTGGCCAGCGCCCGCGCGCTGCGCGCCGCGCTGCCGGGCCGCGTGCTTGCCGTGGTTCGTTTCGGCGAGACCAATCTGCGCGGTGAATTCGAAGCGGACGGAATCGAATGTGTCGAATGCGCGGATGCGGACAGCGGGATGGGGGCGTCGCTGGCCCGCGGCGTCCGCGCAACGGACGATGCCGCTGGCTGGCTGATCGCGCTCGGTGACATGCCCTTCGTGCGCACCGAGACCGTGGCTGCGGTCGCCGCCGCGCTGTCCGACGGTGCGCGCATCGCTGCCCCGATGCATGCAGGGCGGCGCGGACACCCGGTGGGCTTCTCGGCCGACCTGCGCGACGAGTTGCTGACCCTGGGCGGTGACGAGGGCGCGCGCAGCGTGGTCGCGCGTCACCGTCGCGACCTCGTTCCGATCCATTGCGACGATGCCGGAGTTCTTGCCGACATCGATACGCCGGCCGATCTCGCCACCGCCCTGGCGGTGCACGGTGCCGGCTGA
- a CDS encoding AMP-binding protein translates to MLDLGRTFLQSVERSPQALAVVDGNTRLTYGDWGERILAVAGGLERLGLRHGDHLLAILQNRVEMATLHWACQFLGVIITPLNWRAKPDEVEYCLADSGARVLVFEAVAAEAVAGSQTAQGCVRIGVGEGVGDVATVAFASLYDGPALTGGPGAGADDVSLMLYTSGTTGKPKGVPRRHRHERAAALAHVAQNLYRSGERTLGVMPLYHTMGVRSLLAMALIDGVFVCMPRFDAARALSLIEAEGVTNLYLVPTLYHDLLAHADFATRDISSVRKLGFAGAPMPDGLLLRLEQAFRPELFVNHYGSSEVYTFSINQDARARPGSAGRAGINARLRVVRLDAEGPDGIAAVGEEGQIIADLAGDEAFDGYWKRADADAKALRGGWYFTGDTGYFDERGELFVTGRVDDMIISGGENISPVDIESVLSLHPDVDEVAVAGLEDERWGQRVVAFVRRRSGTAVDADALDAYCRSTDLANFKRPREYVFVAEVPKSPVGKILRRKLVAGEYEAETASESL, encoded by the coding sequence ATGCTTGATCTCGGTCGCACCTTCCTGCAAAGCGTGGAACGCAGCCCGCAGGCGCTGGCCGTCGTCGACGGCAATACGCGCCTGACCTACGGCGATTGGGGCGAGCGCATCCTCGCAGTGGCCGGCGGTCTGGAACGCCTGGGCCTGCGCCACGGCGACCATCTGCTGGCAATCCTGCAGAACCGGGTCGAGATGGCGACGCTGCACTGGGCCTGCCAGTTTCTCGGCGTCATCATCACGCCGCTGAACTGGCGCGCCAAACCCGACGAGGTGGAGTACTGTCTGGCGGACTCGGGCGCGCGCGTGCTGGTGTTCGAGGCCGTCGCGGCCGAGGCCGTGGCCGGCTCGCAGACCGCGCAGGGCTGCGTGCGCATCGGCGTGGGTGAGGGCGTCGGCGATGTCGCCACGGTCGCCTTCGCGTCGCTGTACGACGGTCCGGCGCTGACCGGTGGGCCGGGCGCGGGTGCCGACGACGTGTCGCTGATGCTCTACACCTCGGGCACCACCGGCAAGCCCAAGGGCGTGCCGCGCCGCCATCGCCACGAGCGCGCCGCCGCGCTCGCCCATGTGGCGCAGAACCTGTACCGCAGCGGCGAGCGCACGCTCGGCGTGATGCCCCTGTATCACACCATGGGCGTGCGCTCGCTGCTCGCGATGGCGCTCATCGACGGGGTGTTCGTGTGCATGCCGCGCTTCGACGCGGCACGTGCGCTGTCGCTGATCGAGGCCGAGGGCGTGACCAATCTGTACCTGGTGCCGACCCTCTATCATGACCTGCTGGCCCATGCAGACTTCGCCACGCGTGACATCTCCAGCGTGCGCAAGCTCGGCTTCGCCGGCGCACCGATGCCCGACGGGCTTCTGCTGCGACTCGAGCAGGCCTTCCGGCCGGAACTGTTCGTCAACCACTACGGCAGTTCCGAGGTCTATACCTTTTCGATCAACCAGGATGCACGTGCGCGTCCGGGCAGCGCCGGGCGTGCCGGCATCAACGCGCGGCTGCGCGTCGTGCGCCTGGACGCCGAAGGCCCCGACGGGATCGCGGCGGTTGGCGAGGAAGGGCAGATCATCGCCGATCTCGCAGGCGACGAGGCCTTCGACGGCTACTGGAAGCGTGCCGATGCCGACGCCAAGGCCCTGCGCGGCGGCTGGTACTTCACCGGCGACACCGGCTATTTCGATGAGCGTGGCGAGCTGTTCGTGACCGGGCGCGTCGACGACATGATCATCAGCGGCGGCGAGAACATCTCGCCCGTGGACATCGAATCGGTGCTGTCGCTGCACCCGGACGTGGACGAGGTCGCCGTGGCGGGGCTCGAGGATGAACGCTGGGGTCAGCGCGTGGTGGCCTTCGTGCGCCGCCGTTCCGGCACGGCGGTCGATGCCGACGCGCTCGACGCGTACTGCCGCTCGACCGATCTGGCCAACTTCAAGCGCCCGCGCGAATACGTCTTCGTCGCCGAGGTACCCAAGTCGCCGGTCGGGAAGATCCTGCGCCGCAAGCTCGTTGCCGGCGAGTACGAGGCCGAGACCGCTTCCGAATCCCTTTGA